From the Huiozyma naganishii CBS 8797 chromosome 2, complete genome genome, one window contains:
- the HSL7 gene encoding protein arginine N-methyltransferase (similar to Saccharomyces cerevisiae HSL7 (YBR133C); ancestral locus Anc_3.399) yields MQSNVFVGIKPCIQTNTSLQTLSSKYDYLLLPITNSRYKETVKSYYQTYRELLLDEPFCVPAPQLQDISLSPPIDVNRPDDPNSVAYIGLLSSWLELDSEEPLIRELSCQVLINECRFARFIGIKKVLLAPPRDLVNLQYYSQTVFRLISQKENFDQSLTLSISLPLCEDSDPLATWELWHTIRKLCHYHPNLTISLALPRVKTPGFVLRRWLCEPVSCLLISSSIFVPNHHNYPVLNKFNQNVILKFQEVNGNSQIQSNDLCMLLHGMEKYSNQVKGGANSYLDYVNFLLKKGDKLILSERIQGLHEPKLLPPLKPNSENLNNEVYSVFERDSAKYDMYEKAISKALSKVNFSTVTDATSPFIILVAGAGRGGLVDRVFHVASTNNILSKVKIIALEKNAQAYLFLQKRNYEKWNNIVELINRNMFDWSSMSIKVDLCVSELLGSFGCNELSPECLMNIQRYHSKPTTIYIPQSYTSCIAPITCPLFYQKMSSDLSSTEFMESPWVAHNVPYQILSSRVNELWTFQHPLPRDENFNRSVLTEFKIKHRVELHGFIGYFVARLYDDECVLSIIPDKVPIKTSNGTFHDFSHTENLVSWSPMVFPLRQPVTIADDTEIQLLISRTASGDKTWYEWSFESFIYLVVSQEPQKNAASNVPRSLASNHTAQGHQDIMRSHPFQTQYLDDEHIGPHESETSYGSRASSSAVNAPPFKNTEALPHYENEWQSLKDIHGWNTQESFSDKHLPNEGRNGTHSTPHARDPLEQDPTSVINQDPRSSGTQEVHVRIKVGSSHIHNINGHAFHIPWKS; encoded by the coding sequence ATGCAGAGCAACGTTTTTGTCGGAATTAAACCGTGTATTCAAACAAACACTTCGCTGCAAACTTTATCCAGTAAATATGATTATTTGCTTCTCCCGATTACAAACTCACGGTATAAAGAAACAGTGAAGAGTTACTATCAAACGTACAGAGAGTTGCTGTTAGACGAGCCGTTCTGCGTACCGGCACCCCAATTGCAAGATATCTCACTATCGCCGCCAATTGACGTGAACAGACCCGATGACCCTAATTCTGTTGCATACATTGGTCTGCTTTCATCCTGGTTGGAATTGGATAGCGAGGAGCCGTTGATCAGAGAATTGTCCTGCCAAGTGCTCATTAACGAATGCAGATTTGCTCGGTTTATTGGCATAAAGAAGGTGCTTTTGGCACCCCCCAGAGACTTGGTCAATTTGCAGTATTATTCCCAAACAGTGTTCCGATTGATCAGccaaaaggaaaattttGATCAGTCTCTGACTTTATCAATATCGTTGCCGCTCTGCGAAGATAGCGACCCGTTGGCTACTTGGGAATTATGGCATACGATAAGGAAGCTGTGCCATTACCACCCGAATCTCACGATCTCGTTGGCGCTCCCCAGAGTGAAAACACCTGGCTTTGTGTTGAGGAGATGGTTATGCGAACCGGTGTCCTGCTTGCTGATATCATCCTCAATTTTTGTTCCCAACCATCACAACTATCCTGTATTAAACAAGTTTAATCAAAACGTAATTCTGAAGTTCCAAGAGGTGAATGGTAACTCGCAAATACAATCCAACGACCTTTGCATGCTGCTACATGGGATGGAGAAGTACTCCAATCAAGTGAAGGGCGGTGCCAATTCGTATTTGGATTACGTCAACTTcctcttgaagaaaggCGATAAGTTGATCCTGTCCGAGAGGATCCAGGGACTTCATGAACCCAAATTGTTACCTCCATTGAAACCAAATTCAGAAAATCTCAATAATGAAGTTTACTCAGTGTTTGAAAGAGACAGTGCGAAATACGATATGTACGAGAAAGCCATTTCGAAAGCGTTATCAAAGGTAAACTTCTCTACAGTCACCGATGCGACGTCGCCTTTCATAATTCTTGTTGCTGGCGCTGGTAGAGGCGGCCTTGTCGACAGAGTGTTCCATGTAGCATCTACGAACAACATATTGTCGAAAGTTAAGATCATAGCGTTAGAGAAGAATGCTCAGGCGTATCTATTCCTCCAAAAGAGGAATTATGAAAAATGGAACAATATTGTGGAGTTGATAAACAGGAACATGTTTGACTGGTCCTCTATGAGCATAAAAGTGGATCTCTGTGTCAGTGAACTGTTAGGTTCGTTTGGTTGTAACGAACTGTCTCCAGAATGTTTGATGAACATTCAGCGGTACCACAGCAAGCCAACTACAATCTACATTCCTCAATCATACACATCCTGTATTGCACCTATCACTTGCCCCCTGTTCTATCAAAAGATGAGCAGTGATCTGAGCAGCACTGAGTTCATGGAATCTCCCTGGGTTGCCCATAATGTGCCGTATCAGATTCTGTCTTCAAGGGTAAACGAGCTTTGGACATTCCAACACCCGCTTCCAAGGGACGAAAACTTCAATCGAAGCGTACTGACAGAATTCAAAATCAAGCACAGAGTCGAGTTACACGGGTTTATTGGGTACTTCGTTGCCCGACTGTACGATGACGAATGCGTTTTGTCAATTATACCTGACAAAGTGCCAATAAAGACGAGCAATGGAACGTTCCACGATTTTAGCCACACGGAGAACCTGGTGTCATGGTCGCCCATGGTATTTCCCTTAAGGCAACCGGTAACGATCGCGGACGACACAGAGATCCAGTTACTGATATCGAGAACAGCGAGCGGTGATAAAACATGGTACGAATGGTCCTTCGAAAGTTTCATTTACCTGGTGGTCTCTCAAGAACCACAGAAGAATGCGGCCTCTAACGTCCCCAGATCTCTTGCATCAAACCACACCGCCCAAGGGCATCAGGATATTATGCGCTCGCATCCTTTCCAAACACAGTACTTGGACGATGAGCACATTGGGCCGCACGAGTCCGAGACTTCGTATGGTAGCAGAGCCTCATCATCCGCTGTCAACGCACCTCCCTTCAAAAACACGGAAGCACTACCACATTACGAGAACGAATGGCAGAGTCTAAAGGACATCCACGGCTGGAATACGCAAGAGTCCTTCAGCGACAAGCATTTACCAAACGAGGGTCGGAACGGGACACATTCTACGCCACATGCCCGAGACCCTCTGGAACAAGATCCGACAAGTGTAATTAACCAAGATCCCAGATCTTCCGGGACCCAAGAGGTGCACGTCCGCATCAAAGTCGGCTCCTCGCATATACATAACATCAACGGCCATGCATTTCACATCCCATGGAAGTCGTGA
- the AGP2 gene encoding Agp2p (similar to Saccharomyces cerevisiae AGP2 (YBR132C); ancestral locus Anc_3.397), translating to MSKEFELEGKVSSRIKQVKPDYEDEIEEWYERVSTRETESTSRNRGNRHGRDMRDGDEDEYDVVSVDDDSRTNLLPNIRTHRKLLNRHVQFIAISGVIGTALFVAIGKGLYYGGAGFLLIAFAMWCVPILAITVSTAEMVSFFPVSSPFLRLAKKCVDESLAVMASWNFWFLECVQIPYEIVSVNTVIHYWRDDYNPAIPLVVQSVMYILISVCAVKYYGEMEFWLASFKIVLAVGLFFFTLVTMVGGNPKHDVYGFRNFRIDSFKKYYPDGNDAHSRSVGYFQGFLVCLIRAAATIAGGEYIAMLAGEVKEPRKVLPKAFRQVFVRLTVLFLGSCLCVGIVCSSNDPALTAAISESRPGAGSSPYVIAMNNLGIRVLPDIVNIALITAAFSAGNAYTYCSSRTLYGMALDGYAPKIFKKCNKQGVPMFAVAVSLCWALISLLQLNSNSAVVLNWLINIIVSSQLINFVALCIIYLHFRRAYLLQQDNLPGLPFKSWWQPWTAIFGMSCSVAMILIQGYTVFFPKLWKARDFLFYYLMVFIDVGIYLFYKFVWTHGKDKVKDPTLIDFSEDLREIEEHELEHNFDKFKFYTN from the coding sequence ATGTCAAAGGAGTTTGAACTGGAGGGCAAAGTTAGCTCGCGAATAAAGCAGGTGAAACCAGACTATGAAGACGAGATAGAGGAGTGGTATGAGAGGGTGAGCACTCGGGAGACAGAGTCAACGAGTCGGAACCGAGGGAACAGGCATGGCAGGGACATGCGGGATggtgacgaggacgagtaCGATGTCGTATCGGTGGATGACGATTCGAGAACCAACTTGCTACCGAATATCAGAACGCATAGGAAGCTGCTGAACAGGCACGTCCAGTTCATTGCTATTTCCGGTGTGATCGGTACTGCCCTGTTTGTAGCGATCGGCAAAGGGCTGTATTACGGTGGCGCCGGGTTTCTTCTCATTGCATTTGCCATGTGGTGTGTCCCCATCTTGGCAATCACCGTCTCCACTGCGGAGATGGTGTCGTTCTTCCCCGTGAGTTCACCCTTCCTGAGATTGGCCAAGAAATGCGTGGACGAGTCATTGGCTGTGATGGCCAGTTGGAACTTTTGGTTCCTGGAGTGTGTTCAGATACCTTACGAGATTGTGTCTGTGAACACTGTTATCCACTACTGGAGGGACGATTATAATCCGGCTATCCCACTGGTTGTCCAGTCTGTCATGTATATCTTAATTTCAGTTTGTGCAGTGAAGTACTACGGTGAAATGGAATTCTGGCTGGCATCCTTCAAGATTGTGCTTGCAGTAGGACTGTTCTTTTTTACCCTTGTCACCATGGTGGGAGGTAACCCAAAGCACGATGTCTACGGATTTAGGAACTTCCGTATCgactccttcaagaagtaTTACCCAGATGGTAACGACGCGCATTCTCGCTCCGTGGGTTACTTCCAAGGGTTTCTGGTGTGTTTGATCAGGGCTGCAGCTACCATCGCTGGAGGTGAGTACATAGCAATGCTGGCTGGTGAAGTGAAGGAACCAAGAAAGGTACTGCCAAAGGCCTTCAGACAAGTGTTCGTGCGACTAACCGTCCTGTTTCTGGGGAGCTGTCTTTGTGTCGGTATAGTGTGCTCCTCAAACGACCCTGCCTTGACAGCTGCAATCAGTGAATCAAGACCCGGGGCTGGTTCGTCGCCGTACGTTATTGCAATGAACAATCTGGGGATACGTGTGCTTCCAGACATTGTTAACATTGCCCTGATTACCGCTGCATTTTCAGCAGGTAATGCTTACACGTACTGTTCGTCGAGAACACTGTACGGAATGGCGCTTGACGGTTACGCCCCGAAGATATTCAAAAAGTGTAACAAGCAAGGTGTCCCCATGTTTGCAGTTGCGGTCTCTTTATGCTGGGCGTTGATCAGTCTTCTGCAATTAAATTCCAACAGTGCCGTTGTTTTGAATTGGCTGATTAACATTATCGTCTCGTCtcaattgatcaacttTGTGGCGTTGTGTATCATTTATCTCCACTTCAGGAGAGCTTATCTTCTGCAGCAGGATAACTTACCAGGGTTGCCTTTCAAGTCATGGTGGCAACCTTGGACTGCGATATTTGGCATGTCGTGTTCTGTCGCGATGATCCTGATTCAAGGGTACACGGTATTTTTCCCCAAATTATGGAAAGCTCGGGACTTCTTGTTTTACTATCTGATGGTATTCATTGATGTTGGAATTTACTTATTTTACAAGTTTGTGTGGACCCACGGGAAGGATAAAGTAAAGGACCCTACACTGATAGATTTCAGCGAGGACCTTAGAGAGATCGAGGAACACGAACTTGAGCATAACTTTGATAAGTTTAAATTCTACACCAACTAA
- the CCZ1 gene encoding Ccz1p (similar to Saccharomyces cerevisiae CCZ1 (YBR131W); ancestral locus Anc_3.396), whose product MSLQYFTVFDPERVGPGSENLVGGLLLYHEFGGADRGSSTLNEKLSRVGVVQGIWTLADTFVPDGVPSETERCVELGREVILTVRFEGHYFMCLSVQLDDAAEAVPHQFYMSQLWLSYKFFCLQFGRFDEVDMLVPRLNEHFVPFWNDIFWNPETLIRRGLELLWPNGVKMAEFDTQESGATEDVCWDSVILKDVILNETSYLGIKDLLVYHLPQGPQYDPQSYGLVRNFSTDLEDLADVSNWVYHLLATYGEISSHVLAGNAHYKEKPSEEHDCHTSTPPNSTQQESVMNSLSSYSNKFLHNLSLPVTFAYDAMQEMGATTGISNSMSLLSTYVPSWRSATESGPDSRDHSRYGFLISPLYSSALPMNYKVKQLNLNFQNDKHGRRKYNTLFWYYENILIVIVCDPTFEKIWDAEYLKDLGYTLSRSTQRLHDTVLKPNKACERKQAKFTYTVVEKSQYYQTVKSSIPSYGTKLPAKYKSALELAVNGDWFSNTDTSNWGFDKMGDIFHTNRDQERRNQTTAQQLDRNFLQLMPRDKLWELQLEILHFLDSLKRSRRLPAFTEERLLTLNNGVLCYIREEEFRLVIIVKNWFDMNINELKSQNSSRSSLFESLGKDVVAWWENLST is encoded by the coding sequence ATGTCGTTGCAGTATTTCACCGTGTTTGATCCGGAGCGGGTCGGCCCTGGGAGCGAGAATCTCGTGGGCGGGCTGCTCTTGTACCATGAGTTTGGCGGTGCGGACCGTGGGTCGTCGACTTTGAACGAGAAGTTGTCCCGGGTTGGCGTTGTTCAGGGGATATGGACGCTCGCGGACACTTTTGTGCCCGATGGTGTACCCTCAGAGACCGAACGGTGTGTGGAATTGGGCAGGGAGGTCATTTTGACGGTCCGATTTGAAGGTCACTACTTCATGTGTCTCTCCGTTCAATTGGATGACGCGGCGGAGGCAGTACCGCACCAGTTCTACATGAGTCAGTTGTGGCTCTCGTACAAGTTTTTCTGTCTGCAGTTCGGCAGGTTCGACGAGGTGGATATGCTTGTACCGCGGCTCAATGAACACTTCGTGCCCTTTTGGAACGACATCTTTTGGAACCCGGAGACGCTGATACGGCGTGGACTGGAGCTTCTGTGGCCCAATGGCGTGAAGATGGCCGAGTTTGATACTCAGGAGTCCGGTGCCACGGAGGACGTCTGCTGGGACTCCGTTATCCTGAAGGACGTGATACTAAACGAGACAAGTTACCTCGGAATCAAAGATTTGCTTGTGTACCATCTGCCTCAGGGCCCCCAGTACGACCCTCAATCCTATGGACTTGTGAGAAACTTCTCGACGGATTTGGAAGACTTGGCAGACGTCTCTAACTGGGTGTACCACCTACTGGCCACGTACGGGGAAATTTCGAGCCATGTGCTTGCTGGCAATGCACATTACAAGGAGAAACCGTCTGAGGAGCACGACTGTCACACCTCTACACCACCGAACAGCACGCAACAGGAATCCGTCATGAACAGTCTGTCGTCATACTCAAACAAGTTTCTGCATAACCTTTCGCTGCCCGTAACGTTCGCTTACGATGCGATGCAAGAAATGGGCGCCACCACAGGCATCTCAAATAGCATGTCTCTGCTTTCCACTTACGTGCCTTCGTGGCGGTCCGCAACGGAATCGGGGCCAGACTCGAGAGATCACTCGCGATATGGGTTCCTCATTTCACCATTGTATTCGAGCGCTCTCCCGATGAATTACAAAGTCAAACAACTGAACTTGAACTTCCAAAATGATAAACACGGTCGCAGAAAGTACAACACTTTGTTTTGGTACTACGAGAACATCCTCATTGTTATTGTCTGCGACCcaacttttgaaaagataTGGGATGCTGAGTACTTGAAAGATTTAGGGTACACCCTCTCACGGAGTACACAACGTCTCCATGATACAGTGTTGAAGCCCAATAAGGCTTGCGAAAGAAAACAGGCAAAATTTACGTACACTGTCGTGGAGAAGTCTCAATATTATCAAACTGTCAAGTCGTCTATCCCCTCGTACGGGACAAAACTCCCCGCTAAGTATAAGTCAGCCCTGGAACTGGCAGTCAACGGCGATTGGTTTTCAAACACAGACACCAGCAACTGGGGGTTTGACAAAATGGGGGATATCTTCCATACAAACAGAGACCAAGAGCGTAGGAACCAAACCACAGCTCAACAACTGGACAGAAACTTCCTTCAATTGATGCCGAGAGACAAGTTGTGGGAACTACAATTGGAAATATTGCATTTTTTAGACTCTCTGAAACGGTCGCGAAGATTGCCTGCGTTTACGGAAGAGCGGTTATTGACCTTAAACAACGGTGTGCTTTGCTACATACGGGAAGAGGAGTTCAGGTTAGTCATTATCGTAAAGAACTGGTTTGACATGAACATAAACGAATTGAAATCGCAGAATTCATCACGTTCGTCCCTATTTGAGAGCCTGGGTAAAGATGTCGTCGCATGGTGGGAGAATTTGAGTACATGA